A single genomic interval of Carassius auratus strain Wakin chromosome 30, ASM336829v1, whole genome shotgun sequence harbors:
- the ier5l gene encoding immediate early response gene 5-like protein — protein sequence MINTMECAVDAQSLISISLRKIHNSRTQRGGIKLHKNLLVSYVLRNARQVYMNEKYAEIYRMQQYEEVMTVCNEIQELNPLELAEDCEEQTGDCCGSASESASLCGALLPVSHQAPSAQHIQPSGACSVPLALQSEEVCKAPDPSFYRSCCAEAYPVSNCDFSPVNSMHCNKTTVLDLDTHVVTTVENGYLHQDCCASLQQCCQGAQSPAKKRKLDFGYYVSEIEEVPDFTPCKRAKFEDSSYASTEPLDTSNISNLISIFGSGFSGLVSRQADFEQALNGQFCSKQALASLGAWTRAIVAF from the coding sequence ATGATCAACACCATGGAGTGTGCAGTGGATGCACAAAGTCTCATTTCGATATCATTAAGGAAAATTCACAACTCCCGTACGCAGAGAGGAGGAATCAAGCTGCACAAAAACCTGCTGGTCTCCTATGTACTGAGGAACGCCAGGCAAGTCTACATGAACGAGAAGTACGCCGAAATCTACAGAATGCAGCAGTACGAGGAGGTGATGACCGTCTGCAACGAGATCCAGGAGCTGAACCCTCTGGAACTGGCGGAGGACTGCGAGGAGCAGACGGGGGACTGCTGCGGCAGCGCGAGCGAGTCGGCGAGCCTCTGCGGTGCGCTCCTGCCCGTCAGTCACCAGGCTCCTTCGGCGCAGCACATCCAGCCTAGCGGCGCCTGCTCGGTACCCCTAGCTCTCCAAAGCGAGGAGGTCTGCAAAGCGCCGGACCCCTCGTTTTACCGTAGCTGCTGCGCGGAAGCCTACCCCGTGTCCAACTGTGACTTTTCGCCGGTAAACAGCATGCACTGCAACAAAACTACAGTGCTCGATTTGGACACACATGTCGTTACCACAGTAGAAAACGGGTATTTGCATCAGGACTGCTGCGCTTCGCTCCAACAGTGCTGCCAGGGCGCGCAGAGCCCGGCCAAGAAACGCAAGCTTGACTTTGGGTACTACGTGTCCGAGATCGAAGAGGTACCGGATTTTACGCCGTGCAAAAGAGCTAAATTTGAGGACTCTTCATACGCGAGCACGGAGCCCTTGGACACTTCGAACATTTCCAACCTCATCTCGATCTTCGGCTCGGGGTTTTCGGGGCTGGTGAGCAGACAGGCGGACTTTGAGCAAGCCTTAAACGGACAGTTTTGTAGCAAACAAGCCCTGGCAAGTTTAGGGGCTTGGACGAGAGCTATTGTAGCCTTTTGA